One window of the Arthrobacter sp. D5-1 genome contains the following:
- a CDS encoding DNA/RNA non-specific endonuclease: MSGGYDRDFLRARLELPSPSATTILLDYIHFSVRFRAARKLAAIVGVNIHGKELNPLAREGTWHFDDRIPREQQAGPDVYKNNAFDRGHLVRRLDPVWGDAATAKKANQDTFAFTNAAPQVDDFNQGKELWVGLEDHVLSHADAHDAKLSVFTGPVFLDDDQPYRGVQIPRKFWKIAAWTNDAKLAAVGFVLDQSPMLGKVELKRAIDQKLLEGEPPPLGPFRTFQVPIGQIADLTGLSLSRLTNADRLVSGQRELGRQPKAIELESADQIKL, from the coding sequence ATGAGCGGGGGATACGACAGGGATTTTTTGCGGGCACGCCTTGAGCTGCCCAGTCCGTCGGCAACGACGATTCTTTTGGACTACATCCACTTCTCCGTGCGCTTCCGGGCTGCCCGGAAGCTCGCGGCGATCGTGGGGGTCAACATCCACGGCAAGGAACTGAATCCACTGGCCCGTGAGGGCACCTGGCATTTCGACGACAGGATTCCCAGGGAACAGCAGGCCGGGCCGGACGTTTACAAGAACAATGCTTTTGACCGCGGCCACCTGGTGAGACGTCTGGATCCCGTCTGGGGTGACGCGGCCACGGCCAAGAAAGCCAACCAGGACACGTTTGCCTTCACCAACGCTGCGCCGCAGGTGGATGACTTCAACCAAGGCAAAGAGCTGTGGGTAGGGCTCGAGGATCACGTGCTGAGCCACGCCGATGCCCACGACGCCAAGCTCAGCGTGTTCACGGGGCCCGTCTTCCTTGACGATGACCAGCCCTACCGCGGCGTCCAGATCCCGCGGAAGTTCTGGAAGATCGCCGCCTGGACCAACGATGCCAAGCTGGCCGCCGTCGGGTTCGTCCTTGACCAGTCGCCGATGCTGGGCAAAGTGGAACTGAAGAGGGCCATCGACCAGAAGCTTCTGGAAGGGGAGCCACCCCCGCTGGGACCGTTCCGGACCTTCCAGGTTCCCATTGGGCAGATAGCAGACCTGACAGGACTGAGCCTTAGCAGGCTCACCAACGCGGACCGGCTCGTCAGCGGCCAGCGTGAACTGGGCAGGCAGCCGAAGGCGATCGAGTTGGAGAGCGCGGACCAGATCAAGCTGTAA
- a CDS encoding L-serine ammonia-lyase translates to MAVGVFDLFSVGIGPSSSHTVGPMRAAAVFAGELKDAGVLGSVASLRVDLYGSLAATGRGHGTMTATLLGLEGYHPELILPDEVEARLAAIAETGVLNLAGASGEGVELPYAVGDMVLHPLTVLPRHTNGMKFAVSDSNGEVLREATFFSVGGGFIVREGEENAAQQELEESKKELPLPFRTAAELLGRCSSKGLGISDIMFINERASRSEEEIREGLLHIWSVMEACVETSLKREGVLPGGLRVRRRAPDWLERLLKEDKDRNDPKYWQEWVNLIALAVNEENASGGRVVTAPTNGAAGIIPAVLYYALNYAPGMDQASQEDRDDVVVKFLLTAGAVGVLYKEQASISGAEVGCQGEVGSASSMAAAGLAEVMGGTPGQVENAAEIAMEHNLGLTCDPIGGLVQIPCIERNAIAAAKAINAAKMALWGDGTHRVSLDEVIVTMRETGKDMSHKYKETAMGGLAVNVVEC, encoded by the coding sequence ATGGCTGTTGGTGTTTTCGATCTTTTTTCCGTGGGTATTGGCCCGTCGAGTTCGCATACTGTGGGGCCGATGCGCGCTGCTGCTGTGTTCGCCGGTGAGCTGAAGGACGCTGGTGTCCTGGGCTCGGTGGCCTCGTTGCGCGTTGATCTGTACGGCTCGTTGGCTGCGACGGGTCGTGGCCACGGGACCATGACTGCCACGCTGTTGGGCTTGGAGGGTTACCACCCTGAGCTCATTCTGCCGGACGAGGTGGAGGCGCGGTTGGCCGCTATCGCGGAGACGGGTGTGCTGAACCTTGCAGGTGCGTCCGGTGAAGGTGTGGAGCTGCCGTATGCGGTGGGGGATATGGTGTTGCATCCGTTGACGGTGTTGCCGCGGCACACGAACGGGATGAAGTTTGCTGTCAGTGATTCCAACGGGGAGGTGTTGCGGGAGGCGACGTTCTTTTCGGTCGGTGGCGGGTTCATTGTCCGTGAGGGTGAGGAGAACGCGGCTCAGCAGGAGTTGGAGGAGTCGAAGAAGGAGTTGCCGTTGCCGTTCCGGACGGCGGCGGAGTTGTTGGGCCGGTGTTCGTCGAAGGGTTTGGGGATCAGCGACATCATGTTCATCAATGAGCGGGCGTCCCGGTCGGAGGAGGAGATCCGGGAGGGTTTGCTGCATATCTGGTCGGTGATGGAGGCCTGTGTTGAAACGAGTTTGAAGCGTGAGGGTGTGTTGCCCGGTGGGTTGAGGGTCCGGCGTCGTGCTCCTGACTGGTTGGAGCGGCTGCTGAAGGAGGACAAGGACCGGAACGATCCGAAGTATTGGCAGGAGTGGGTGAACCTGATCGCCCTGGCCGTCAATGAGGAGAACGCCTCGGGTGGCCGGGTGGTCACGGCGCCGACCAATGGTGCTGCGGGGATCATTCCGGCGGTGCTGTATTACGCGTTGAATTATGCCCCGGGCATGGATCAGGCCTCCCAGGAGGATCGGGATGATGTGGTGGTGAAGTTCCTGCTCACTGCCGGTGCTGTGGGTGTGTTGTACAAGGAACAGGCCTCCATTTCGGGGGCTGAGGTGGGCTGCCAGGGTGAGGTGGGGTCGGCGTCGTCGATGGCTGCTGCCGGGTTGGCTGAGGTGATGGGTGGTACGCCGGGGCAGGTGGAGAACGCCGCGGAGATCGCGATGGAACACAACCTGGGGCTGACGTGTGATCCGATCGGTGGGTTGGTGCAGATTCCGTGTATTGAGCGGAACGCGATCGCGGCGGCGAAGGCTATCAACGCCGCGAAGATGGCGTTGTGGGGTGATGGGACGCACCGGGTGTCCCTGGATGAGGTGATCGTGACCATGCGGGAAACGGGCAAGGACATGTCCCATAAGTACAAGGAAACCGCGATGGGCGGCCTCGCCGTCAACGTCGTCGAATGCTGA
- the gcvT gene encoding glycine cleavage system aminomethyltransferase GcvT has product MSENYTALYEEHKKLGASFTDFGGWQMPLKYSSELAEHHAVRKSAGLFDLSHMGEVWVTGPEAAAFLDYALVGKISAMAVGKAKYSLICQEDGGIIDDLITYRRGDQKFLVVPNAGNAAVVASALLERAAGFDVVVEDASAETSLIAVQGPLAEAILLRLVPAEQHALVTELKYYAAVDVPFTVDGGTQELLLARTGYTGEDGFEIFLANDSAAALWQAIADAAEEGELIPAGLASRDSLRLEAGMPLYGNELSREGNPFAAGLGPVVALSKEGDFVGKDALAALKADGAGSTSGRKLVGLKGLGRRAGRGHYPVLKDGAVVGEVTSGQPSPTLGYPVALAYVDVEHSELGTALDIDLRGKSEPFEVVALPFYKRQK; this is encoded by the coding sequence ATGTCTGAGAACTACACCGCTCTCTACGAAGAGCACAAGAAGCTCGGCGCGTCCTTCACCGACTTCGGTGGCTGGCAGATGCCGCTGAAGTACTCGTCCGAGTTGGCCGAGCACCACGCCGTCCGCAAGTCCGCGGGCTTGTTCGACCTCTCCCACATGGGTGAAGTCTGGGTCACCGGTCCAGAGGCCGCAGCGTTCCTTGACTACGCGCTGGTGGGGAAGATCTCCGCCATGGCTGTGGGCAAGGCCAAATACTCGCTGATCTGCCAGGAAGACGGCGGCATCATCGATGACCTCATCACGTACCGGCGGGGTGACCAGAAGTTCCTGGTGGTTCCGAACGCCGGCAATGCTGCGGTTGTTGCTTCAGCACTGCTGGAACGCGCCGCCGGGTTCGACGTCGTTGTTGAAGACGCTTCCGCTGAGACCTCGTTGATTGCTGTTCAGGGGCCGCTGGCCGAAGCGATCCTCCTCCGCCTTGTGCCGGCTGAACAGCACGCACTGGTCACTGAACTGAAGTACTACGCGGCGGTTGATGTCCCGTTCACGGTCGACGGCGGCACTCAGGAACTCCTGCTGGCCCGCACCGGCTACACCGGCGAAGACGGTTTTGAGATCTTCCTTGCCAACGACTCCGCAGCCGCCCTCTGGCAGGCCATCGCCGACGCCGCTGAAGAAGGCGAACTCATCCCGGCAGGCCTCGCTTCCCGCGATTCCCTCCGCCTCGAAGCCGGCATGCCCCTCTACGGCAACGAGCTCTCCCGCGAAGGCAACCCCTTCGCAGCAGGGCTCGGGCCCGTGGTGGCTCTGTCCAAGGAAGGCGACTTCGTTGGCAAGGACGCACTCGCGGCGTTGAAGGCCGACGGTGCCGGCTCCACCAGCGGGCGCAAGCTCGTTGGCCTCAAGGGCCTGGGGCGTCGCGCCGGACGCGGACACTACCCGGTCCTCAAGGACGGCGCAGTGGTTGGCGAAGTCACGTCCGGCCAGCCGAGCCCGACGCTCGGTTACCCGGTAGCGTTGGCCTATGTCGACGTCGAGCATTCGGAGCTTGGTACCGCCCTGGACATTGACCTGCGCGGTAAGAGCGAGCCGTTCGAAGTCGTCGCACTGCCGTTCTACAAGCGCCAAAAGTAA
- the gcvH gene encoding glycine cleavage system protein GcvH, with protein sequence MPKVAPELQYSDEHEWVSRGEGNSVSVGISEVATDALGDIVYVDLPEVGSTVTAGETCGEVESTKSVSDLYSPVTGEVTEINDAVVGDPALINNDPYGAGWLFKVAAESEGPLLSAEEYASKNGGDLS encoded by the coding sequence ATGCCCAAAGTAGCGCCCGAACTTCAGTACTCCGACGAGCACGAGTGGGTCTCCCGCGGCGAAGGGAACTCGGTGTCCGTTGGTATCTCCGAGGTTGCCACCGACGCACTGGGTGACATTGTGTATGTTGACCTCCCCGAGGTTGGCTCCACGGTGACCGCTGGCGAGACCTGTGGCGAAGTTGAGTCCACCAAGTCCGTCTCGGACCTGTACTCGCCCGTTACCGGCGAGGTCACGGAGATCAACGACGCAGTTGTCGGCGACCCCGCACTAATCAACAACGACCCCTACGGCGCCGGCTGGCTCTTCAAGGTCGCTGCTGAGTCCGAGGGCCCGCTGCTCTCGGCCGAGGAATACGCCTCCAAGAATGGCGGAGACCTCTCCTAA